The sequence ACCGGAGACCCTCATCTCGGCGCCGGTCAGGGCGTCGCGGTAGGTTCCATCCTCCCAGTCCAGGAGAAGCGTGAGGTTCCCAGGTGAGCCCTTGTTCATAACCACGAGGAGCCCGTGGCTTCCAAAGGTTCTCTCAAATGCCCATACGGAGTAGTTGGCATAAACCGTTCTGAAGTCTCCAAAGGCCAGGGCATCATTGGTCTTTCTCAGCTCCGCCAGCGTTCTGATTATCCTCGCCGCCTCGGTGGTGTTGTTGAAGACCATCATCGGCCGGTTGTACGGGTCGCCCTTTCCGTCCCCGCTCACCAGATAGCTCTCGTCGCCGTAGTATATCACCGGAATCCCGGGCAGGGTCATGGTCAGGGCTAAAGCCATGTGGAAGCGCTCGATGGCATCCTTTCGTTTTGCCTCGTTAAGGAAGCGAACCAGGTCGTGGCTGTCGAGGAAGTTCAGCTCCTTATTGGGGTAAACGAAGAGGGAATAGTACTCCTCAAGGGTTCTAGAGAGGGTTTCAAGGCTTCCTACGAAGCCGAGAGTTCTCACGATATCTTCCCTTACGGGTATGTTGAGAACCGGCGAGACGTTGGAGTAGCGGTAGAGCCCGTAGAGGTCGTCCGTTTTATCCGGCGAGAGTGAGTAGTACTCCCCATAGATGAAGAGCGGGGCTTTGGAGTAGAGACGCAGGTAGAAGCTCTCAAGCCAGCCGAGTTCCATGTGCTTGACGGCATCAATCCTGAAGCCGCAGGCCCCGGAGTTAACGAAGAGGAGCGCGCCCTCGGTGAGGTATGAATCGACCCAGGGATTGAGCTGGTTGAAGTCGGCTAAGCCAAAGAGGTTGGCGTACTTGAGGGGAATCCCCGCCCAGGTGAATATGTTGCCGTTGTGGTGGTAGGCGTTCTCCCTGATCCCGGTGTACGGGTTTACCGTAGCGTTCTTGGTGTCCCGGTAGTAGTCGGTTACAAAGGTGCCGTTGTCGTAGAGGGAGCCAAACTCACCGTCCATTGCCGGGTTGGAGTGGTTGGGGACGTAGTCGACGATTACGCATATATCCCTCTTTTCGGCCTCCTTCACGAGCCTCCTGAAATCCT is a genomic window of Thermococcus celericrescens containing:
- a CDS encoding alpha-amylase family glycosyl hydrolase: MRAALAVILMLLLILPPAGAHAVPERGVIYQVMVDRFYDGNQSNNEPFYDPTHTNYRLYWGGDLEGLTERLDYIQSLGVSMIWVSPLNDNINRMAGGSAPYHGYWTRDYKRIEEHFGTWEDFRRLVKEAEKRDICVIVDYVPNHSNPAMDGEFGSLYDNGTFVTDYYRDTKNATVNPYTGIRENAYHHNGNIFTWAGIPLKYANLFGLADFNQLNPWVDSYLTEGALLFVNSGACGFRIDAVKHMELGWLESFYLRLYSKAPLFIYGEYYSLSPDKTDDLYGLYRYSNVSPVLNIPVREDIVRTLGFVGSLETLSRTLEEYYSLFVYPNKELNFLDSHDLVRFLNEAKRKDAIERFHMALALTMTLPGIPVIYYGDESYLVSGDGKGDPYNRPMMVFNNTTEAARIIRTLAELRKTNDALAFGDFRTVYANYSVWAFERTFGSHGLLVVMNKGSPGNLTLLLDWEDGTYRDALTGAEMRVSGGKAFLELLHNSFYVFHVEGEQNEPLIGSVTPYTAEPGQRILIGGAGFGSSGRVIIGGVEARVLSWNSTEILVEVPEVKAQKAWLDVVVETGGKASEPAKLRYYSGNDVPALIAINATNLTGGLWIKGNLSELAEPRPLLKSSTGYYFTVAPLPNGTAFSVELYRGSSWGSLNRST